One region of Patescibacteria group bacterium genomic DNA includes:
- a CDS encoding GDSL-type esterase/lipase family protein has translation MTKFFLAALLVIGLFITYQCVRTMRYIRIGRAIEQKTIPFSRSVESPQLRILVIGDSSAVGVGAGAPEESVAGRLGAFYPDAEIVNDGVSGARTAELIPRLAARAGQHFDLVLLQIGGNDIVRLTDVDELAKSIEGVLDGAVAISDHVVLVSCGNVGTAKLFPPGVRAIHERRTRVVRELFMRTANEKRVPYIDLFREAYADPFAREPKRFYAADWFHPSGEGYGDWFGFIERALPDLAK, from the coding sequence ATGACAAAATTTTTTCTTGCCGCTCTTTTAGTCATTGGATTATTTATTACGTACCAGTGCGTTCGGACGATGCGCTACATTCGTATTGGGAGAGCCATTGAACAAAAAACAATTCCTTTTTCACGTTCGGTGGAATCTCCTCAACTGCGCATACTTGTTATCGGGGATAGTAGTGCGGTTGGGGTTGGGGCAGGAGCGCCAGAAGAATCAGTGGCAGGTCGACTTGGAGCATTTTATCCAGATGCAGAAATTGTGAATGACGGCGTGAGCGGCGCTAGAACCGCCGAGCTCATCCCACGTTTAGCCGCTCGTGCTGGTCAGCATTTCGACCTCGTTCTTCTTCAGATTGGCGGCAATGATATTGTTCGGCTGACGGACGTCGATGAACTTGCGAAAAGTATTGAGGGCGTTCTCGACGGTGCTGTCGCAATTAGTGACCACGTTGTACTTGTCAGCTGCGGTAATGTTGGCACAGCAAAACTGTTTCCACCCGGAGTGCGTGCGATTCACGAGCGACGGACGCGAGTTGTGAGGGAACTATTTATGCGCACCGCGAACGAAAAACGGGTTCCATACATTGATCTTTTTCGTGAGGCATATGCGGACCCCTTTGCCCGAGAACCGAAGCGGTTTTATGCGGCAGATTGGTTTCATCCAAGTGGCGAAGGATATGGGGACTGGTTCGGTTTCATAGAGCGTGCTTTGCCAGATTTGGCAAAATAG
- a CDS encoding YerC/YecD family TrpR-related protein has protein sequence MARRRFSEDEYRQNPWFRQLCQALLSCRTEAELADFLRDIATLPELQSLGERLEVAKQLAKGKTYRDIVDTTGASSATISRVYSFLSDGAGGYKRILKKEHTGKSPSRVGLRRS, from the coding sequence ATGGCACGAAGACGTTTTTCCGAAGATGAATACAGACAGAATCCCTGGTTCCGGCAACTCTGCCAGGCGCTCTTGTCGTGCCGGACAGAGGCCGAATTAGCTGATTTTTTGCGTGACATAGCCACCCTGCCAGAGTTGCAGTCCTTAGGTGAGCGGCTAGAAGTTGCTAAGCAATTAGCAAAAGGGAAAACCTATCGCGACATAGTTGATACAACAGGAGCAAGTTCAGCAACAATTTCACGAGTGTATAGTTTTTTGAGTGACGGCGCAGGTGGGTACAAACGAATCTTAAAGAAAGAGCATACCGGCAAATCACCCTCCAGGGTTGGTTTGCGTCGTTCTTAA
- a CDS encoding SprT family zinc-dependent metalloprotease yields the protein MRAEKNSAYSFRVSNRSRRTRITIYPDASVVVSAPKEVSAHQVEQFIAKKAHWILKKVAYFKRQHSLPSVFAKNNHFQDHKEQALLLARERVTYFNEKYNFVFKKIYIKNQKTRWGSCSKNGNLNFNYKIALLPQHFADYVIVHELCHLGEFNHSAKFWALVARTVPDYLDIRNMMKKETINVYAR from the coding sequence ATGCGAGCTGAAAAAAACAGTGCCTACAGTTTTCGTGTCAGTAATCGTTCTCGTCGAACGCGCATTACTATTTATCCTGATGCGAGCGTGGTCGTTAGTGCTCCGAAAGAAGTGAGTGCGCATCAAGTTGAACAGTTTATAGCGAAGAAAGCGCATTGGATATTAAAAAAAGTTGCTTATTTCAAGCGCCAGCATTCTTTACCGTCTGTTTTCGCAAAAAATAATCATTTTCAAGACCATAAGGAACAAGCGCTTCTATTGGCGCGCGAGCGAGTCACGTATTTTAATGAGAAGTATAATTTCGTATTTAAAAAAATCTACATTAAAAACCAAAAAACAAGGTGGGGAAGTTGTTCAAAAAATGGGAATTTAAATTTTAACTACAAAATTGCGTTGCTCCCGCAGCACTTTGCAGATTATGTAATCGTGCATGAATTGTGTCATCTAGGGGAGTTCAATCATTCTGCAAAGTTTTGGGCATTGGTGGCGCGTACTGTTCCGGATTACTTGGACATTCGAAATATGATGAAAAAGGAAACGATCAATGTATATGCAAGGTAG
- a CDS encoding YwbE family protein, which translates to MTGRDRAAVAVGKVVEVVLKADQESGKRTKGVVAEILTSSSFHPRGIKVRLENGLVGRVQEIITQ; encoded by the coding sequence ATGACTGGACGAGATAGAGCAGCCGTAGCGGTCGGCAAGGTGGTAGAGGTTGTCTTGAAAGCAGACCAAGAAAGTGGCAAGCGAACAAAAGGTGTTGTTGCTGAAATATTGACGAGTTCATCGTTTCATCCTCGGGGCATTAAAGTGCGTTTAGAAAATGGATTGGTGGGCAGGGTGCAGGAGATAATTACGCAATAG
- a CDS encoding GNAT family N-acetyltransferase, which yields MSEQPIDAQKTKGMCPHGNFFSSPCGACKLEAGSGVEDAQELAVPELSRVDAADRAAIAAYYQFELDQGFSTVRPETTLDRMIDFRQQQIAENKLRVVMVKDGNKLVATSVVVLESGTMGKSILDNEAYAAGAVVDPSFRSGGIGKRVAAEQEKIAREAGRDSMVTIIKDDNYPSMRLRMGVGYQLDGVEEREDEVDYHYRKDLQKEMGEARDWKREMESGNLNFIEDEISGDSPDQFLLRPNDLPRIKEALQNNYRGVYLLRPEDFSETTVLTENAVVFVKQKSEVKNNASS from the coding sequence ATGAGCGAACAACCAATAGACGCACAAAAAACAAAAGGCATGTGTCCACACGGAAATTTTTTTTCTTCACCCTGTGGGGCTTGCAAGCTCGAAGCGGGTAGTGGCGTGGAAGACGCGCAAGAGCTAGCTGTTCCCGAACTTTCAAGGGTAGATGCGGCAGACCGAGCGGCGATTGCGGCGTATTATCAATTTGAACTTGATCAAGGGTTTTCTACCGTGCGACCAGAAACAACGCTTGATAGAATGATTGATTTTCGACAGCAACAGATTGCCGAAAATAAGTTGCGAGTCGTCATGGTTAAAGATGGAAATAAACTTGTGGCGACCAGTGTTGTTGTGCTTGAGAGCGGCACTATGGGAAAAAGTATTTTAGACAATGAAGCCTATGCGGCTGGCGCGGTCGTCGACCCAAGTTTTCGTAGCGGCGGCATTGGTAAGCGCGTAGCAGCAGAGCAGGAAAAGATTGCCAGAGAGGCTGGTAGGGATTCCATGGTAACGATAATTAAAGACGACAATTATCCGAGCATGCGGCTGCGCATGGGCGTGGGCTATCAGCTAGATGGCGTTGAGGAAAGAGAAGACGAAGTAGATTATCATTATCGGAAGGATTTGCAGAAGGAGATGGGGGAAGCCAGAGATTGGAAAAGAGAAATGGAGAGTGGTAACTTGAATTTTATAGAAGATGAAATCAGTGGTGACTCGCCTGACCAGTTTTTACTTCGGCCAAATGATTTGCCACGCATTAAAGAAGCGCTACAGAATAACTATCGTGGCGTTTACTTATTACGTCCTGAAGATTTTTCTGAAACTACGGTATTGACCGAAAATGCAGTTGTTTTTGTGAAGCAAAAAAGCGAGGTTAAAAATAATGCTAGTAGTTGA
- a CDS encoding leucine-rich repeat domain-containing protein, whose product MNNYSPNYPSGFVFVGFVIAIGLFAAFVLRSFYGNQAAGQQSIFSVGQKAINQIKALPVPSVPDELSDGNVGSKELLDLSNQNLDKVPVYALQMKELEVLDLSGNKLTGALPGEIRFLQNLRELKLSGNNMTGIPSEIGQLSKLESLDYSYNKINGLPNELANLKNLKTLNLTGNQFSQQDLDGIVKQLPNLQVIY is encoded by the coding sequence ATGAACAACTATTCGCCAAACTATCCAAGCGGTTTTGTCTTTGTCGGTTTTGTTATTGCCATAGGGCTTTTTGCAGCTTTTGTGCTCCGAAGCTTTTATGGCAACCAGGCAGCTGGTCAGCAATCTATTTTCTCAGTCGGTCAGAAAGCGATTAATCAAATTAAAGCGCTGCCTGTGCCGAGCGTCCCTGACGAGTTATCAGACGGCAATGTGGGCAGTAAAGAGCTTCTTGATTTAAGTAATCAGAACCTCGACAAAGTTCCTGTGTACGCATTGCAAATGAAAGAATTAGAGGTGCTTGATTTGTCTGGTAATAAACTCACTGGTGCACTGCCAGGAGAGATACGTTTTCTACAAAACCTCCGAGAGCTCAAACTGAGCGGTAACAATATGACTGGTATTCCGTCAGAAATTGGTCAGCTGAGCAAACTCGAATCACTCGATTATTCGTACAATAAAATCAATGGCTTACCGAATGAGCTCGCTAATCTAAAAAATTTAAAAACGCTGAACCTGACGGGTAATCAGTTTTCACAGCAAGACCTTGATGGCATTGTAAAGCAACTACCCAATCTCCAGGTTATTTATTAA
- a CDS encoding DoxX family protein: MKLNIQTKLLVLLRVTLGALFVYTGLLKLFTPGWSAAGYLAGAKNFTALYAFLGQPGIIEWVSLINEWALTLLGVALITGLFLRVAAPLGALLMLLYYAVLPFPFQSPNSFLIDEHIIYALVLLVLASANAGRHLSIQALWRSRRTL; the protein is encoded by the coding sequence ATGAAATTGAATATACAAACAAAGTTGCTTGTCCTTTTGCGCGTCACTTTGGGCGCGCTATTTGTGTATACCGGCCTACTTAAACTGTTTACGCCGGGCTGGTCGGCGGCGGGTTATTTAGCCGGTGCAAAGAATTTTACTGCTCTGTATGCCTTTCTTGGTCAGCCGGGCATTATCGAATGGGTCAGTCTTATAAACGAGTGGGCGCTCACGCTTTTGGGCGTGGCACTTATTACTGGTTTGTTCCTTCGGGTGGCTGCACCTCTCGGCGCCTTACTCATGCTGCTGTATTACGCCGTTTTACCTTTTCCTTTCCAAAGTCCAAATAGCTTTTTAATCGATGAGCACATTATTTACGCGCTAGTACTCCTGGTGTTGGCATCTGCGAACGCGGGTCGTCATTTAAGCATTCAGGCACTTTGGCGGTCACGTCGTACACTATGA
- a CDS encoding glycoside hydrolase family 3 protein yields the protein MFKFKHTVMIYGVLLMTLIGAMIAFFLVQNQKSAIVPIDFSSEPRCDGVDAKYLNAALSTEERVDDLMKRMNDAEKIGQMVIIEKDSIQNVNDISHFNLGALLSGGGGAPKENTPQAWLAMVQTFQSAAANTCLGIPLLYGTDAIHGHNNVFGATIFPHAIALGATRDADLVRRIAKATAEEMAATGIYWSYSPNLDVPQDSRWGKTYETFGSDTDNVTQLGAAYLAGTQESSTGYFNVLATAKHFLGGGAMEYGTSRNKDFKIEEGNITLDEQALRGTHLTPFHKAVTEGVQTIMVGTAAWNGIKNPSNQYLLTDVLKKELGFSGFIVSDWYAVYILDNDRYRSLVMAINAGVDMVMTPFEYKDFVSNMQAAIHNGDISRDRLDDAVRRILTVKFKTGLFDRPAATANGLSVIGNQKHKELARQAVAASQVVLKNSNDILPLSSSVKKIFVAGSGADNLGRQSGGWTVEWQGVDGNWLPGTTILAGIKNTVSKDTQVEYNVDANFASKQSLADVGIAVVSEKTYAEGWGDNEHPRLSNEDLAAINKLKKQSKKLVVLIVAGRPLEISPYSSTWDGVVASWLPGSEGQGVADVLFGLKPFTGQLPIEWNR from the coding sequence ATGTTCAAATTCAAACATACCGTCATGATATATGGTGTTCTGCTCATGACGCTAATCGGAGCGATGATTGCTTTTTTCCTCGTTCAGAATCAGAAATCTGCCATCGTACCTATTGATTTTTCTTCAGAGCCTCGTTGCGACGGCGTGGACGCCAAGTACCTGAACGCAGCACTATCGACAGAGGAACGGGTAGACGACTTGATGAAGCGGATGAACGACGCAGAGAAAATTGGCCAAATGGTAATCATTGAAAAAGATAGTATTCAAAATGTTAACGACATTAGCCACTTCAACCTGGGTGCCCTGTTAAGCGGTGGTGGTGGTGCGCCGAAAGAGAATACCCCACAAGCATGGCTTGCAATGGTACAAACGTTTCAGTCTGCAGCTGCTAATACGTGCTTAGGCATTCCACTTCTCTATGGGACTGACGCAATTCATGGTCACAATAACGTTTTCGGTGCCACCATTTTTCCTCACGCTATCGCATTAGGCGCCACGAGAGACGCAGACCTTGTACGACGCATTGCCAAAGCTACTGCTGAAGAGATGGCTGCCACGGGAATTTACTGGAGTTACTCCCCTAACCTCGACGTTCCTCAAGATAGCCGGTGGGGCAAAACATACGAAACCTTTGGGTCAGATACGGACAACGTCACGCAATTAGGTGCGGCGTACTTAGCCGGGACGCAAGAATCGTCTACTGGTTATTTTAACGTCCTAGCGACGGCGAAACATTTTCTTGGCGGCGGCGCCATGGAATACGGAACGTCACGCAATAAGGATTTTAAAATAGAGGAAGGAAATATCACGCTCGACGAACAAGCATTACGCGGAACTCATTTAACCCCCTTTCATAAAGCCGTCACCGAAGGCGTACAAACAATCATGGTGGGTACCGCTGCATGGAATGGGATTAAAAATCCTTCAAATCAGTACCTGTTAACCGACGTCTTAAAAAAGGAGCTCGGATTTTCTGGATTTATCGTTTCGGACTGGTATGCCGTATATATATTAGATAACGATAGATATCGGTCTCTTGTCATGGCTATTAATGCAGGGGTAGACATGGTAATGACCCCGTTTGAGTACAAAGATTTTGTATCAAATATGCAAGCGGCCATACACAACGGTGACATATCGAGAGACCGTCTGGATGATGCCGTCCGTAGAATTCTCACTGTGAAATTTAAAACAGGTCTGTTTGATCGGCCGGCTGCAACGGCGAACGGTCTTTCTGTGATTGGTAATCAAAAGCATAAAGAGTTAGCACGACAAGCCGTTGCAGCGTCGCAAGTAGTATTGAAAAACAGTAACGATATTCTGCCACTGTCTTCGTCTGTAAAGAAAATCTTTGTCGCTGGCTCAGGGGCCGATAATTTAGGGCGCCAGAGCGGCGGGTGGACAGTAGAGTGGCAAGGGGTCGATGGTAACTGGCTGCCAGGCACCACAATACTGGCAGGGATAAAAAACACTGTATCGAAGGACACACAGGTTGAATACAACGTAGATGCTAATTTTGCATCAAAACAGAGTCTTGCAGATGTAGGTATCGCGGTGGTTTCAGAAAAAACCTACGCCGAAGGATGGGGTGACAATGAACATCCTCGCTTAAGTAACGAAGACCTGGCAGCAATCAATAAATTAAAAAAGCAAAGTAAGAAGTTGGTTGTACTAATTGTTGCTGGAAGACCACTAGAAATTTCACCCTACAGTAGCACCTGGGATGGTGTCGTAGCCTCATGGCTGCCAGGGAGCGAAGGGCAAGGAGTGGCCGACGTACTGTTTGGTCTTAAACCTTTTACAGGCCAACTTCCTATTGAGTGGAACCGATGA
- a CDS encoding thioredoxin family protein — protein MNNKIIAIAVTALVVIGGVIMYANRPGTAPVDTSDSMMNEDSNVPADAMMGDEATEEGEKMMLDDGTSKDKNSMMEQKDDSAMMKSSAGTYVDFSPEVLAAAQNEQKEGRKIVLFFHAAWCPFCIAADKDFRETLAMNSFPANVTLIKTDYDTQKELKKKYGVTNQHTFVQIDSNGNQITKWVSGETASLIANVR, from the coding sequence ATGAATAACAAAATAATCGCAATTGCAGTTACCGCGCTTGTCGTGATTGGTGGTGTCATTATGTACGCCAACCGCCCAGGTACAGCACCCGTAGACACGTCCGATAGCATGATGAATGAGGATAGTAACGTACCGGCTGACGCTATGATGGGCGACGAGGCAACAGAAGAAGGAGAAAAAATGATGCTCGACGACGGCACGTCAAAAGACAAAAATAGCATGATGGAGCAAAAGGATGATAGCGCCATGATGAAGTCATCGGCTGGAACTTACGTCGACTTTTCCCCAGAAGTTTTAGCGGCGGCGCAAAACGAACAAAAAGAGGGACGTAAAATTGTACTCTTTTTTCACGCAGCATGGTGCCCTTTTTGTATAGCGGCGGACAAGGATTTTCGTGAGACGCTTGCAATGAATAGTTTTCCAGCCAATGTGACGCTCATAAAAACTGATTACGATACGCAAAAGGAGCTAAAGAAGAAATACGGCGTAACCAATCAACACACTTTTGTGCAAATCGATTCAAACGGCAATCAGATTACAAAGTGGGTGAGTGGGGAAACTGCGTCGCTCATTGCTAACGTTCGGTAG
- a CDS encoding cytochrome c biogenesis protein DipZ, which translates to MVHIALAFVAGVLTIAAPCILLPLPIIFGGSVGVRSKTRPLFITLGFVVSFSVVALLISYLTQHLGLDPNTLRTAAVVLLGAFALFMIWPTPFERLMAHFSGLLNRAAVMGQQTGQGNLGGFVLGMIIGILWAPCAGPILGSILTLVALQENLGEASLLLVAYAVGAGLPMLAIAYGGQALTTKIKSISKYAQRLQQGFGIILLLLATAVYFQYDTVVQAALVKRLPVFSVTLEEKLTSAFSPAAPGTKNDYGAAPDFVGIANWLNTDPLKIADLRGKVVLVDFWTYSCINCIRTLPYITKWYDKYQDEGLVIVGVHTPEFAFEENTNNVATALVQHGIRYPVAQDNDYQTWRAYNNRYWPAKYLIDQNGRIVYTHFGEGNYEETEAAIRSLLGLSSVDGEEEKPRASSKSPEMYLGTDRIANLAPQQKPSADAATYILPPSLLLNQFALAGEWRFSPEFVSTVAPGARVRLRFNAGKVFMVASASKPATISVLVDDEPQPDVVVSAATLYTLFDSDDYREHTLEFIVPESGFELFTFTFG; encoded by the coding sequence ATGGTACATATTGCCCTTGCATTCGTTGCCGGCGTCTTAACCATAGCGGCGCCGTGTATTCTCCTGCCTCTGCCAATTATCTTTGGTGGCTCTGTCGGAGTGAGAAGTAAAACCCGGCCGTTGTTTATCACGTTAGGATTCGTGGTCAGCTTTTCGGTGGTGGCCTTGCTGATCTCCTATTTAACGCAGCACCTCGGGCTTGATCCGAACACATTGCGTACGGCCGCCGTCGTGTTGCTTGGGGCCTTTGCATTGTTCATGATTTGGCCGACGCCGTTTGAGCGGCTCATGGCGCACTTCAGTGGGTTACTGAATCGAGCAGCAGTGATGGGACAGCAAACAGGACAAGGAAACCTTGGCGGGTTTGTACTCGGTATGATTATTGGGATTTTGTGGGCTCCTTGTGCTGGCCCAATTCTCGGGTCCATATTGACGCTGGTCGCTTTGCAAGAGAATCTCGGCGAAGCAAGCCTGCTGTTGGTTGCCTATGCAGTTGGTGCTGGTTTACCTATGCTGGCAATTGCGTATGGAGGACAGGCACTAACGACAAAAATTAAGAGTATATCCAAGTACGCACAGCGATTGCAGCAGGGTTTCGGTATCATTCTTTTACTTTTGGCCACAGCTGTTTATTTTCAATACGATACGGTTGTTCAGGCCGCCTTGGTCAAGCGACTGCCTGTATTTAGTGTGACGCTTGAAGAAAAACTTACGTCAGCCTTTTCTCCTGCAGCACCTGGTACGAAGAACGATTACGGCGCTGCACCGGATTTTGTCGGCATAGCGAACTGGCTAAACACTGATCCTCTAAAAATCGCCGATTTGCGCGGCAAGGTTGTCCTTGTCGATTTCTGGACCTATAGCTGCATTAACTGTATTCGTACTTTACCGTACATTACAAAGTGGTATGACAAATACCAGGACGAGGGTCTTGTCATTGTGGGTGTGCATACCCCTGAATTTGCATTCGAAGAAAATACCAATAACGTGGCTACTGCTTTGGTGCAGCACGGAATTAGGTATCCTGTGGCTCAAGATAATGATTATCAAACCTGGCGGGCGTACAACAATCGCTACTGGCCTGCTAAGTATCTCATTGACCAAAATGGACGCATTGTTTACACCCATTTTGGTGAAGGAAACTATGAGGAGACAGAGGCGGCAATTCGGTCGTTGCTAGGACTTAGTTCGGTCGATGGCGAAGAAGAAAAGCCTCGCGCTAGCAGTAAGTCCCCGGAAATGTATTTGGGAACTGATCGCATTGCGAACCTAGCACCCCAGCAAAAACCATCGGCTGATGCAGCAACGTACATTTTACCCCCATCGCTACTACTCAATCAGTTTGCACTGGCGGGGGAGTGGCGATTTAGTCCGGAGTTTGTATCGACGGTGGCACCTGGTGCTCGTGTGCGTTTACGATTTAACGCTGGTAAAGTTTTTATGGTTGCTAGCGCATCGAAACCAGCAACCATCTCGGTGCTGGTCGACGACGAGCCGCAACCCGATGTTGTTGTTAGCGCCGCAACACTGTATACATTATTTGATTCGGATGATTATCGTGAACATACCCTTGAGTTCATTGTCCCAGAGTCTGGTTTTGAACTCTTTACGTTTACCTTCGGATAG
- a CDS encoding helix-turn-helix transcriptional regulator, producing MPVYNDIKKMRMAKGITQDELATAAGVSRQTIVAIEKGNYTPSLLLAMDLAHIFKVPVERLFSIKK from the coding sequence ATGCCTGTGTATAATGACATCAAGAAAATGAGGATGGCCAAAGGTATCACGCAAGATGAATTGGCAACTGCAGCTGGCGTCTCTCGTCAAACGATTGTGGCTATAGAGAAGGGGAACTATACACCCTCGCTCCTACTTGCCATGGACTTGGCCCACATTTTTAAGGTGCCGGTCGAAAGGCTTTTTAGTATAAAAAAATAG
- a CDS encoding alpha/beta hydrolase: protein MIRQEKIPTDNGGYIAAAIHHPPQTTDCLAILCPGWLDSKEYNHLVFLADDLANEGYTVVRFDPTGTWESEGDTPHTVSEYLNDIRSVLEYMLETGSFKHVLLGGHSRGGMVSILYAIRDSRISTVLAIMTPYSIVRTQTKDTIEAWKSKGYRISLRNVPNSKEIKEFRVPYSHAEDAEMYNVLEEVKNLHTPLLLVTGDVDTVVSPDDVKQIYDKANEPKQFLTLEGIGHDYRHNDDEIKIVNEAVLKALESFE from the coding sequence ATGATTAGACAAGAAAAAATACCAACGGACAATGGTGGATATATTGCTGCGGCTATACATCACCCACCACAGACGACAGATTGCTTAGCCATTCTTTGCCCTGGCTGGTTAGATTCAAAAGAGTATAATCATTTGGTATTTTTGGCCGACGATTTAGCAAACGAGGGTTACACGGTTGTTCGTTTTGATCCAACAGGCACTTGGGAAAGTGAAGGCGATACACCACATACCGTTTCTGAATACCTCAATGATATAAGATCTGTTTTGGAATATATGCTTGAAACGGGCAGTTTCAAGCACGTGCTTCTCGGTGGGCATAGCCGTGGGGGAATGGTTTCTATTCTTTACGCTATTCGTGATTCTAGAATCTCTACTGTCCTGGCCATAATGACCCCCTACAGTATTGTCAGAACACAAACAAAAGACACCATTGAAGCATGGAAAAGTAAGGGTTACCGCATTTCTTTACGAAACGTACCAAATAGTAAAGAAATAAAAGAATTTCGCGTGCCGTATTCACACGCCGAAGATGCAGAGATGTATAATGTTCTAGAAGAGGTTAAAAATCTTCACACGCCATTGCTTCTTGTGACAGGGGATGTAGACACAGTTGTGTCACCCGATGATGTTAAGCAGATTTATGACAAAGCCAATGAGCCAAAGCAGTTCTTGACCCTGGAAGGCATTGGGCACGATTATCGTCATAATGATGATGAAATTAAAATCGTGAATGAAGCTGTATTGAAAGCTTTAGAATCTTTCGAGTAA
- a CDS encoding NAD(P)/FAD-dependent oxidoreductase encodes MQGSRTGRVSWDAVVIGGGPAGMMAAGRAAECGHSVLLLEKNATLGKKLLITGGGRCNVTNNKELRIMLAKYKGKDKFLFSAFSQFSIEDALSFFHRRGMATKEEAEGRIFPVSNSAQSVWNVLVQYMKEGGVRVQTAAAVMAVEARDGQFIIKLKDKSEISAKACIIAAGGISRPETGSTGEGFLWLKKMGHRIVENDFALVPVALKDSWVKKLAGVSLRDCKLTTFQNGQKQEASKGTLLFTHVGISGPMVLNMSRGIGELLKYGEVSIMLDLFPKVDGGELKQQLQTLLVTESNKKIKNVLGKVIPNALVPVLLSLAGIDGETPNHSVRSESRKALIRLMKAVPLSVKGLLGKDKAVVSSGGVSLEEVNFKTMESRTVPGLYVVGDMLDIDRPSGGYSLQLCWTTGFVAGSSC; translated from the coding sequence ATGCAAGGTAGTCGAACGGGTCGTGTTTCTTGGGATGCTGTTGTCATTGGTGGTGGCCCAGCCGGAATGATGGCGGCTGGCCGCGCCGCAGAGTGTGGCCATTCTGTTTTGTTACTGGAAAAAAATGCCACGCTTGGTAAAAAATTACTTATTACTGGCGGCGGGCGATGTAATGTGACGAACAATAAAGAACTTCGCATTATGCTGGCCAAATATAAAGGGAAAGATAAATTTCTTTTCTCAGCTTTTTCACAATTTAGTATCGAGGATGCACTGTCATTTTTTCACCGTCGTGGTATGGCGACCAAAGAAGAAGCGGAAGGCCGTATTTTTCCAGTTTCAAACAGCGCACAGTCCGTCTGGAATGTTTTGGTACAGTATATGAAAGAAGGGGGAGTGCGAGTGCAGACAGCAGCTGCGGTGATGGCGGTAGAGGCTCGAGACGGGCAATTCATAATAAAATTAAAGGATAAAAGTGAGATTAGCGCGAAGGCGTGCATCATCGCCGCCGGTGGCATTTCACGGCCGGAAACAGGCTCAACCGGTGAAGGTTTTTTGTGGCTTAAAAAAATGGGTCACCGTATAGTGGAGAATGATTTTGCACTTGTCCCCGTTGCGTTGAAAGATTCTTGGGTAAAAAAGCTGGCCGGTGTATCACTGCGAGATTGTAAACTCACCACATTTCAAAACGGGCAAAAACAGGAAGCCAGTAAAGGGACACTTCTTTTTACTCATGTTGGCATAAGCGGCCCGATGGTATTGAATATGAGTAGAGGTATCGGTGAGCTGCTGAAGTATGGTGAAGTTAGTATCATGCTCGATCTGTTCCCTAAAGTTGATGGGGGCGAACTGAAACAGCAGCTGCAGACGCTACTCGTGACAGAAAGTAATAAGAAGATTAAAAATGTTCTTGGTAAAGTAATACCAAATGCCCTTGTGCCGGTTTTGCTGTCGCTAGCTGGCATCGACGGCGAAACACCAAATCACAGCGTGCGGTCCGAATCACGAAAAGCGCTTATACGCTTAATGAAAGCAGTTCCACTCTCTGTTAAGGGCCTTCTTGGCAAAGATAAGGCGGTTGTTTCGTCTGGTGGCGTTTCTTTAGAAGAAGTTAATTTTAAAACAATGGAATCTCGCACCGTGCCGGGTTTGTACGTAGTAGGGGACATGTTAGATATTGACCGTCCGTCGGGTGGCTATAGCTTGCAGTTGTGTTGGACAACCGGCTTTGTGGCGGGAAGCAGCTGCTAG
- a CDS encoding DUF6653 family protein, translating into MSFLSERTWARHANPWSGWTRVLTMPVLAAGLYRHSFLILGAAVVWMVINPMVFSKPKRVNNWMSKGVLGEQRYYREGKKFKRDLPTLLNVINVPVFVSFLYFGWQQEFVPMIQAGLLTMTIKFWFIDRMYRLADEV; encoded by the coding sequence ATGTCTTTTTTATCTGAAAGAACATGGGCACGACACGCTAACCCATGGAGCGGATGGACGCGGGTGCTGACTATGCCTGTGCTTGCCGCAGGACTCTACAGGCATAGTTTTTTAATTCTTGGAGCGGCGGTGGTTTGGATGGTAATTAATCCGATGGTTTTTTCGAAACCAAAAAGAGTAAATAACTGGATGAGCAAGGGAGTACTTGGTGAGCAACGGTACTACCGAGAGGGAAAGAAATTTAAAAGGGATTTACCAACATTATTGAACGTTATCAACGTTCCTGTTTTTGTTTCTTTTTTGTACTTTGGTTGGCAACAAGAGTTTGTGCCGATGATTCAGGCGGGTCTACTCACCATGACTATTAAGTTCTGGTTTATTGATCGGATGTATCGTTTGGCTGATGAGGTTTAG